TCGTGATGCGTCGTGTCCGATGGAGGGGTGGCGCGCCGGTTCGGACGTGTGTTCACCAGCCGTTGCCGGGGAGATTTCCATAAGTTATGTGAATCCACCGACGAACGTGCGCGGCGACGGATTCCGTACTGTCAAGTTCGCCGGCGAGAGAGAGATAGTATGACAGATTATCTGGTCGCGATGGAGGCCGCGTGGTTGGTGCGAGACGTGCAGGAGGTCGACGATGCGATTGGCGTCGCGGTCAGCGAGGCCGGCAAGCGACTCAACCAAGCGGACATGGACTACGTCGAGGTCGGTATCGGCGCGACCCCGTGTCCCGCCTGCGGGGAGCCGTTCGACTCCGTCTTCGTCGCCGCAGACACCGCGCTCGTCGGCATCCAGATGGAGATGAAGGTGTTCAACGTCGAGTCGGAACAACACGGCCAGCGCGTCGCCAAGAAGGAAGTCGGCGGCGCACTCCGCGACGTGCCCCTCAAAGTTATCGACACGATGGAGATGGACGCACAAGACGAGTAAGAAACGGCATTACCAGTAGTTTTAGGGATAACTACTGCTCATTAGCGGTATGGAGCTACCGACGCCCGCAGACCTCCGGGAAAAGCGGAAGTCACTGGAGTTGACCCAAAGCGAGCTAGCAGACCGCGCGGAGGTGTCACAGCCGCTCATCGCACGCATCGAGGGTGGCGACGTGGACCCCCGGCTCTCGACGCTCCGGCGTATCGTCACCGCGCTCGAAGAGGCGGAAGGGAACGTCCTGAAGGCGCGTGATCTGATGCACGAAGAAATCATCAGCGTCTCGCCGGACGACTCAGTCCGGGAGGCCGCCCGCGTGATGGACGCCGACGCCTACTCACAGCTTCCGGTCCTCGAACACGAGCGACCCGTCGGCTCGATTTCGGAGTCGGACCTCGTCGGTCTCGGCGAGGAGGCCCGCGAACAACCAGTTTCCGAGCACATGAGCGAGTCGTTCCCGACGGTCGCGGCCGACGCCAGCATCGACGAGGTGCGACACCTGCTGGAGTATTACAAGGCCGTGATGGTGACGGAAAACGGCGAGGCGGTCGGTATCATCACCGAGGCCGACGTGGCCTCGCGGCTCTCCTAGGGTTCGAACTCCGGCACGACGAACTCCCCTTCGTCGGCCACGGGGTCGTATTCGCGGACGGCGTTGAGCACGAGACCCAGGAGTGCAGACTCCCCCCAGCGCGCGCTGTTGAGGGCGAGGTCGTAGATGGAGCGGTCCTCGATGTCGATACCGTAGTACGACTCGTAGCGTGCGGCGTCGACGGCCTCACGCACCTGCATCTCCGCGGCCATCTCGTCGCGGTCTTCCGTGCGGTCGAGTCGGACCTCCTCGGGCGCGTCGAGCCAGATTCGCAGGTCCGCGCGGTTGCCGGCCAGCCACCCCGCGAGCCGGGATTCGAGGATGAACCCCTTGTTCGCGGTCCCCCACGTCTCGGCGATGGTCCGGAGCCGACGGTCGAGCGCGCGGTCGAGTTCCTCCGACTCGCCGGCGCGTGCGGTGAGCTGTGAGAGGCTCAGTCCGCGCTCCTCGGCGATTTCACGGAACAGCTCGCCGCCGGAGACGTACCCGCAGCCGAGGGCGTCCGCCAGCCCGCGACACAGCGTGGTCACGCCCGACCCCGGCGTCCCCGAGACCGTGATGAAGAGATTCTGCTCGCTCTCGTTTTCCGTCGTGTCGGCGATAGCCATACCGACCGTTCGGCCCCCCGTCACAAAATGCTCCCTACAGCGACAGCCCGCGAATCTCGACGCCGTCGCCTTCGCGCACGGTGCCGATGACGCGGCCGTCCGTCGCGTCGGCGACGCGCTCGGCGTCGGGCTCGGGCAGCGCCGCGACGAAGCCCGTCCCCATGTTGAACGTGCGGTGCATCTCCGCGTCGCTCACGTTGCCACGCTCCCGGACGAACTCGAAGACCGGGTGTGGCTCGAACGCGTCGGTCACGTCGTACTCGTGGTCGCCCATCCGCGAGAGGTTACTCCAGCCGCCCCCGGTGATGTGAGCACAGGCGTGGGTCTCGGCGTCGTGGAGCGTGGACAGGAGGTCGGTGTAGATGCGCGTCGGCTCGAGCAGCGCCTCGCCGACGGTGTCGTAACCGTCGTACGGGAACGGGTCGTCGTAGCTGCCGCCGTCGCGGGTCGCCGCCTCGCGAGCGAGCGTCAGCCCGTTCGAGTGGATGCCCGAGGACTCCCAGCCGACGAGCGCGTCGCCGACCTGCGCCTCGCCGGCGAACACCTCGGCTTCGGTCGCCAGCCCGGCACACGTCCCCGCGAGGTCGAGTCCCTTCACGACCTCGGGCATGACGGCCGTCTCGCCGCCGATGAGTGCCATCTCGGCCCGGCGTGCACCCTCGCTGAGTCCCTCGCCCACCTGCTCGGCGAAGCGCTCGTCCGGCTCGTCGACGGCGAGATAATCGACGAACGCGACGGGCGTGACTCCGGCGGCGGCGAGGTCGTTCACGTTCATCGCGATACAGTCGATACCGACCGTGGAGTAGTCGCCGAGCGCCTCGGCGACGAGCAGTTTCGTCCCGACGCCGTCGGTCGCGAGCGCGAGATACCGGTCCTCGCCGATGGGGACCATCCCGGCGTAGTCGCCCTCGAACTCGCCGACTGCGCCGACCAGGGCGGCCGTCGCCGCCTCGCTCGCCTCGATATCGACCCCCGACTCCGCGTACGTGAGTTCCTCCTCGTCGGTCATACTGGGAGTCGTCACGACCACCGCAAAGTGATTGCGGTCTCAGAAGGGGAAGCCGACGAACAGCAGGCTCGCGACCGCGACGCCGGCACAGACGATGAAAACGGCCGCGAAGCCGGCCGTCCCCCACTGCCGGCGGACGGTCGCCCCGTCGAGGGGGCCGAACGGAATCATGTTGAAGCCGGCGAGCAGCCCGTTGATGGTGACGCCCAACTGCCCCGTCGCGCCGAGCACCCCGCCGGCGAACAGCAGGGGCAAGAAGACCACGACGAGCACGAGATTGACCGCCGGGCCGGCCACCGCGATGAGGCCGTGCTCGCGGGGCGTGATGTAGCCGCGGTGGTGGACGGCACCGGGGGCAGCAAACAGGAAGCCGGCCAGGCCGCCGACGACGGCCAGCCCGAGCATCGTGTAGTCGGCACGGAAGACGGCCTCCTGTCCGAACCGGACCGCCGTGAGCTTGTGCGCGAGTTCGTGTGCGAGGAAGCCGACGCCGACGGTCGCCACCGTCGCCCCGAAGACGGTCGCGAGATACGACAGCGGCACCGTCGGCTGGGGGATGAGCGTGTAGGCGCTCGCCCGGATGATGAAGAAGGTGAACGCGACCGACAGCAGTCCCCACGCGGCGACGATATCCCGCCGTTCGCCGGGGTAAAACTGGACGTTCATACCAGATTGACGATGATGTCGATGCTGTTCTGGACCGCCTGCCCCATCAGCCGTATCACTCCCTCCGGGCCGCCGATGTCGGCGAACAGATACCGGATGAAGACGGTGCCGAAGACGATGGTGCCGACGAAGGAGCCGACGTTCGTCAGGGCGACGACGGCGATGAGCCGGAACAGCGGCACCTGCCGCATCTCGGCGAGCAGCGTCCGAATCGGCAGCTCCTCGTTGCTCGCCAGCTCGTTCAGCGTCGAGATGTCGCCGACGTTCACGTCCAAGTATCGGAGTTCGACGTAGCCGGCGAACCAGCCGGGCGCGAGCAAGGGGTTAATCGAGGTGAGCCACGCGACCGCGCCGCCGGTGGCCGCGGAGGTCCAGTGTGCGCCCGCGAGCTTCGCGAGTCCGGCGGCGAAAATCCCGTTGACGAGGAACCACGCGCCGAAGACGCGAAGCAGGAACGCGCCCGAGGCCCCCTCGACGCCCGTAATCGTCGCAATCGCGAGCAGGGCAAAGAAGACCAGAAAGCCGAGCGTGAACAGATAGCCGAACAGCTTGTAGACGGAGAAGCCGGACTTCTGGGTGCCGACCAGGGAGTCGTGTGGCGGGAGCGTCTCGGGGTCGTCGAGATACGACTGGATGCCGGCGCGGTGGCCGGCACCGACGACGGCGACGACGTGTTTGCCCGACTCGCGGAGCGCGACGAGCCGGTGGGCGATGTAGGCGTCTCGCTCGTCGATGAGCGCCTCCGCCCCGCCCGGGGAGAACTGCCGGAACTCCTCCATCATCGCCGACACCACGTCCGTGTCGGTGAGTTCGGACATGTCGAACTCTTCGAGTTGGTCCTCGTCGGGTGCGGTGAGGATGAACAGCGCGACGAGCGTCAGTCCGACCGCCCCGCCGACGACGGCGGCGACCAGCAGGAAGTCGGCGACCAACAGGAGGATGGTCGGGGCGGCGATGTTCGCCGGAACGACCACCGGGCCGACGAGGGCAACAATCGGGAGCGCGAGCATCCCACCGATTGCCGCGCCGAGACCGAGACCGACGGCGACGGGGTCGCCGGCGCCGAGCGCGAGCGAGCCGACGAGCTTCAGCTTCTCGAGGCTCGACAGCCGCGCCCAGAACCGCTGGACCGTCATCTGGATGTCGCGGTCGACGAGCGCCACGTCGATGCCGAGCCGTTCTGCGGTCTCGACGCCGGCGAGCATGTCCGCACCGGGCGTGATGTCGAACTCGTCGCCGAGTTGCGCCTGCACGTACGAGAGGAGCCAGTAGGCGAGAAACTGGAAGATGGTGTTGCCACGGAGGAGGTCCGAGGCGTCGAGGTCCTCCGGCGTCCCTCCCTTCATCTGGCGGTAGCGGCCGTCGTCGAGTTCGACGGCGACCACGTCGGGTCGCTCCGTCTCGATGACGCGCTCGACCTCGTCGACGCTGTCGGCAGAGACGTGGGCGGTTCCGACTAGTCGTACCGCACCCTCACCGGAGGGCGGCTCCTCGCTCATTGCGTCACTGTTCGCCGCCGGCGGTTTGTAGCTGTCGGGGTGCGGCGAGCGGCGGGGAGTCAGTAACCCCACAGTTTGAAGCCCCGTTCTGCCGTAGGGGTAGTATGATGCGCAAGCCGACCGAGGTGTCCGGCGGTGAGTGAGACACCGACGGTGCTCGTCGTGGACGACGAGGAGAGCGTCGCGGAGGGGTACGGTCTGTGGCTCTCCGGCGACTACGAGGTTCGCGTGACGACCGGCGGCGAGGAGGCGATCGACGCCCTCGACAGCGACGTCGACGCCGTGCTGCTCGACCGGCGGATGCCCGGACTCTCGGGCGATGAGGTGCTCGACCGCATCCACGAGCGCGACGACGCCGACCCGCGGGTCGCGATGGTGACTGCCGTCGACCCGGACTTCGACATCATCGATATGCCCTTCGACGCGTACCTGACGAAGCCCGTCGAGCGCGAGACGCTCCTCGACACCGTCGACCAGCTCGTCGCGCTTTCCGACCACGACGACACCGTCAACGAACGGTTCCGCGTCGCCGAAAAGAAGGCGAGTCTCGAAAAGCGGAAATCACAGAGCGAGCTCGAAGACAGCGAGAAGTATCAACAGCTCAAGCGGCGACTCGAAGAGCTGGAGGAAGAAAGCGAGGACGCGGTCGACGGGATGGACCACGACACGTTCACGACGGCGATTCGCGATCTGTGAGCGCCGGCCGAAGCTCGATACACACCCGTTCGTCCTCGAAGTACAGCGACCCGCCGCGCCCCTCGACGATCCACTTTGCAATCCACAGCCCCAGCCCGTCGCCGTGAGTGAGCTGTGACAGCTCCGTCTCGTCTGACAACACCTGTTTGACCTGTGGCGGCAGCGTGTTGCCGTCGTCGTGAATCCGGACCGCGACGTACTCGTCTCGCAGCCGGTCGTGGGTCACCTCGACGCAGTCGGCGTCGCGCTCGGCGGCGCTTTCGAACACGTTCGAGAAGACGCGCTGGAGCTTGCCGTCGCTCTCGACGGGAAGCGTCTCCGGCAGCTCGTTTTGCACCGCCAGCCCGTGTGTCCGACCCATCTCGTGACACACCTCACGGAGGAGTCGCGCCGCGTCGATGGTTTCGGACTCGGGCGTGGCCGACAGCTCCGACTCGGCGACGCGGGCCTTCTCGTCGAGGCGAGCCACGTCGAGTGCCGTCTCGTGGATGGTGGTGGCGGCCTCGGCGACGGTGTCGTCGTCGGTTCGGGCGGCAATCGTCTCGGCGTGTGCGGAGATGGCGTTCATCTCGTTGCGCAGCGTGTGACGGAGCACGCGGGTCAACACCCGCTGGTAGCGCTCCCGGCGCTCGTCTTCGGACACGTCGAAGTAGACGATGAGCGCGCGGTCGCCGTCGAACAGCGGGATGCCCGACGCCTGGAACGTCCGGGGACCGTCCGCGGTCTCGCGCTCGACCGTCTCGGTGACGACCTCGCCCTCGCGGACGCGTGCACGGTTGTCGTCGAAGTCTTGCGTGTCCTCGGAGCTGAGCCACTCGGCCAGCGGGCTGTCGAGCACGTTGTCGCCGTCGTAGCCGAACACCGACTCGAAGGCCTCGTTCACGTCGACGATGTGGTACTCGCCGTCCCGCCAGACGACTTCGAGCGCCGCGCCGGGGAGGTTCGCGAAGAGGTTCCGAAACCGGTCGCCGCTCTCGTCGCGACCGTCGACGGACCGGGGGGTATCTGACATTGTATTCAGTACGCTACTTCGACACTTCAAATCGGGGGGCGGAGTGAACCACAACCGCCTTTCCGGCCCGGAGCGACCGACCGCTATGGACGACGCTCGACTCACCGACTCCTTCACGGAGATGACGGAGCTACTGTTGCCAGACGACACGAACAATCTCGGCCGCGCACTCGGTGGCGCGGTGCTCCACTGGATGGACATCTGTGGGGCGGTGGCTGCGATGCGGTTTGCCGGCAATCAGTGCGTCACCGCCTCCATCGACCACGTGGATTTCCTCTCGCCAATCGACCTCGGCGAGGTGGCCGTCATCGAGGGGTACGTGTTCAACGCCGGCGAGACGAGCGTCGACGTGCGCGTCGACGTGCGTGCAGAAGACCCGCGCATCGGCGAGTCGCGCGCGACCACCACCTCCTTCCTGACGTTCGTCGCGCTCGACGAGGACGGCGCACCGACGGCGGTGCCTGACCTCGTCTGCGAGACGGCAAACGAGGAGGCGCTGCGCGAGCGCGCGCTGAATCAACGCCGCGAGCAGCTTTCCAGTATCTCAGACAAACTTGAGGAGTGAACGGCTCACCGGACGACGACCACCGGACAGTGGGCGCGGCGGACGACCGACTCGGCGACCGATCCGAGGAGGACCCGGGAGAGTCCCGTACGGCCGTGGCTCCCGATAACGATAGCGTCGGCGTCGGTATCCGACGCGTGCCTGACGATGGTCTTCGCCGGCGGCCCGTGCTCGATTGCCGTCTCGATACGACCCGTGAACGCCTGGTGGTCGGCCGCGCGCTCGCGGGCCTGCTCGAAGCGCGTCTCGGCGCTGTCCCGGCGTGCGGTCTCCCAGCTTTCGAAGTAGTGGCCGGCCCCGCCTTCGACGGGGGCACCGTAGCTCGCCGCGGCGACATCGAGGACGTACAACAGCCGTATCGTCGCGTCCGGGTAGTCGTCGAGCGCCCGCGCGAAGGCCCGCTCGGCCATCGGCGAGTCGTCGTACGGCACGAGTACGGTCGACATGCCACAGCTACCGGGGCCGGTGCGTAAAACATCCGGGTGGGTTTTGACCGCGGGGGCGCAACCCCGAGTATGACCCTCGACGTATCTACGCCGCCGGTGCCCGAACTCGCCGTCGGACAGGACGCTGGCAGCTACGACGACGCCGACCCACAGAGCGACGAGTACCGCCGCGAGGAGCTACAGGAACTGCTCTACGACGGCGCGTGGGCGGACGCCTTCGAGCAGTGGACGCAGACGACGCCGGTCGAGGAAGCCGACTGGGAAATCGTCCGCGACCTCAAGTTGACGAGCCGGTTCGACTTCTTCTGGGACGACTTCGCCGACCGCGTCGGCTACCACGCCCCCGGACTGCCCGAAGACTGGAAGGAACGCGACCTCCACCCCGAGTTGGAGTCGTGGTCGCGCGTGTCGCGTATCAACGCCGGGCTGACGGAGTTCGGCCAGCTCGTCTGTGACGTGTTGAAGACAGAGTACATCGACTGGGAGTCCTCGTTCGAGCCGCCGGATGACCTCCCCGACTTCGAGTAGCTGTCGCTACTCGCGCCGGTAGCTCGCCATTTTCAGCTTCGAGACCAGCGTCGCCGACTCCAACTCCTCTTCGAGCGCGTCCCGCGACGCCCCCGGCTCCAGTCCGATGTCGCGCTGACACGCGTACAGCGTAAACCACTGTTCGTACGACTCACCGGGCGGGGGACACACCGGAAGATAGCCGACATTGCCGCGTTCGTTCGTTCCCTGGACCCCGCCGTCGAGTTCGTCGGGGCGACCGCCGGTCGGGACTCCCGCTGGAATCCGACCGATATCCGGGGGGATGTTCCACGCCGTCCACAGCGTCACCTGCGAGCCGATGTCGTTCGGGAAGGTGAACTTCAACGCGAGGGACGTCGTCTCCGGCGGGATACGCTCGACGTCGACGGCCGGCGAGACGCCGTCGCCGTCACACGTGTAGCGAGGCGGGATGGTGCCGCCGTCGAACGCCGGTAGCGAGTACGCGAACACGGCCGGCGTCGGGGTGCCGCCATCGGTCCCACAGCCGGCGAGACCGGCGGTGAGTCCGGCACCGAGCGTGGCAAGCAGCCGTCGTCGTCGCATTGGATTCGCTTGGAGCCGACGGGGTATAGTGGTCCCGACACGCCGCAGGGTTGAAGCAGGCTGCGAGCGGAGAAGAGAACATGGGAATCGAACTCGTGCCGCCGACCGAGCGGGTGTGCGAGCGGTGTGGCCGCCACGACGAGTGGGACAGCGAGACCGAAAACTGGGTCATCGTCGGCGAGACCGGCTCGCCCACCTGCATCCACGAGTGGGACATCAACGGGACACACGACCCGATCGCCGGGACGGCCTGAGCTTCACTTTCACTTTCACCGCGCGGTAGGCGGAGGTTAAGTATGCTATCGCGCCCACAGCCGGTATGTCGAGTACCAGCAGCCCGTCGTTACCACCGGCAGCGTGGCTCGCCGGCGCAGACGGCGTCGACGTGACCGGACTGTCGCCGGCCAGAATCCAGGCGTACGCGACTCGGACCGACGGCGACGTTCACCTCGAACGCCGCGGCGACCGAACCCGCCTGTACGTGAGTTAATCCTTCTCGGCCTTCCGCATCACCGAGACGACCGGCCGGTCTGCGTCCATGAGCAGCGTCTGCGTCTTCGAGCCGAACAGCGCCTTTCCGACGGGGGAGCGCTTGCGCCCGCCGATGACGAGATACCGCGCGTCCACGTCGTGTGCCACGTCGATGATGGTCTCGGCGACCGGACCAACCTCGCCCCGGAACTGCGTGTCGCCGATGCCGCCGAGTGTCCCCCGCGTGACTCGGCGCGCGAGACTTCGCCCCGCCTCTTCTGCGTCCTCGAGGAAGTAGTCGGGCGTCGAGTCCTGCCGGTCGGCGAACTCGGCGCTCGGCATGACGTGGACGGCAAGCAGCGGCTCGTCGTACGCGTTCGCCAACTCGAAGCCCGTCCGCACGACCCCATCCTCCTCGTAATCGCCGTCGACTGCTGCGAGAATTGTCATGTTTCCATCCCTGTCGCGGGGGCTAAAGTATCATGGGGAATCGAGGCGTTCGCTCGTCTCGGCGTGGCGCGCGGCGAGTTCCACGTAGCGGTCACCGGCGGCCGCCCACGGCGACTCCTCGTACTCCCGGACCACCTCGGCGGGGACGCCGGCGACCAGCGTCCGCGCCGGCACGTCGGTGCCCTGCTGGACGAGCGCGTTCGCGGCGACCATCGCCTCCTCGCCGACGACGCTCCCGTCGAGCACGGTCGACCCCATCCCGACGAGCGCGCGCTCCTCGACCGTCGCCGCGTGGACGATGGCGTTGTGGCCGACCGTGGCTGCGGGACCGACTGTCGCCCCCTCGTGACAGACAGCACCGTCTTGGACGTTTGCGCCCTCGCGGACGACGATTTCGCCGTGGTCGCCCCGGAGAACCGCATTGGGCCAGACCGAGGCGTCGGCCTCGAGTGTCACGTCGCCGACGACGACCGCCGTCTCGTCGACGTGGCTCTCCTCGTGAATCTGTGGCTCCGTCCCGTCGAAGGTGCGAACGACCATGCGCGTCGTGGCTGTCCGCGCGACTAAGCTCTCCCGGTCAGACCGCGAGGTCGTCGGTGGCGTAGTTGAGGCCGCCGACGAGTAACGCGCCGACCGCGACAGCCACGAGCACCCCGACGGCGACACCGGGAGTCCACTGCTCGACGTTGCCCGCGACACGGACCGCCGGGACGCGGAGCGCACCGACGATGAGCGCGACGAGGAAGGTGAGCGTCGCCCGTCGGTAGGTGGTGAGCGCGTACCTGACGGCGTGTGAGATGGTGAGCAGGCCGACCAGCGCACCGGTGACGAAAACCGCGACGACGAGTCCGGTCGCGAGGAGTGTCGTCCCCGCAACGCTCGCACCGAGCAACTGGTCGATGAACTGCCCCGGTATCTCGGTCATGTACTCGTACAAGCCGAGGAGCACGAGGAGGAACGAGCCGGAGACGCCGGGCAACAGCATCGCCGAGACGGCGAGCGCCCCGGCGAGGAAGACGAACGGCAGCGTCGGATTCGTGGCGGCGGCGGTCGCCTCCCCCGAGACGAGAAAGGCGAGCGAGAAGCCGGCGACCGCGGCGACGACGTCGCGACGGTCCGTGAGCCACAGCTCACCCCGGAGGACGACCGCGCTCGCGCCGATGAGTCCGAAGAAGAAGGCGTAGGTCACGACGGGGTAGCCGGTGACCGCGGCGTGCATGAGACCCGACATGACGACGACGGCGGTCACGACGCCGAGTCCAAGCGCCGTGAGGAACGGCACGTCCATCGCGACGAGTCGCCGGGCGAACTGCGTGCGACCCTCGCGAGTGTGGAGTCGCGAGAGGCCGGCGAGAGCGCGCGGCGACAACGCCGTGAGCGCGCCGATGAGTCGCTCGTAGATGCCGACGATGAGCGCAATCGTGCCGCCGGAGACGCCGGGGACGGCGTC
This portion of the Halosegnis longus genome encodes:
- a CDS encoding DUF555 domain-containing protein, with product MTDYLVAMEAAWLVRDVQEVDDAIGVAVSEAGKRLNQADMDYVEVGIGATPCPACGEPFDSVFVAADTALVGIQMEMKVFNVESEQHGQRVAKKEVGGALRDVPLKVIDTMEMDAQDE
- a CDS encoding CBS domain-containing protein yields the protein MELPTPADLREKRKSLELTQSELADRAEVSQPLIARIEGGDVDPRLSTLRRIVTALEEAEGNVLKARDLMHEEIISVSPDDSVREAARVMDADAYSQLPVLEHERPVGSISESDLVGLGEEAREQPVSEHMSESFPTVAADASIDEVRHLLEYYKAVMVTENGEAVGIITEADVASRLS
- the cmk gene encoding (d)CMP kinase; the encoded protein is MAIADTTENESEQNLFITVSGTPGSGVTTLCRGLADALGCGYVSGGELFREIAEERGLSLSQLTARAGESEELDRALDRRLRTIAETWGTANKGFILESRLAGWLAGNRADLRIWLDAPEEVRLDRTEDRDEMAAEMQVREAVDAARYESYYGIDIEDRSIYDLALNSARWGESALLGLVLNAVREYDPVADEGEFVVPEFEP
- the purM gene encoding phosphoribosylformylglycinamidine cyclo-ligase; protein product: MTDEEELTYAESGVDIEASEAATAALVGAVGEFEGDYAGMVPIGEDRYLALATDGVGTKLLVAEALGDYSTVGIDCIAMNVNDLAAAGVTPVAFVDYLAVDEPDERFAEQVGEGLSEGARRAEMALIGGETAVMPEVVKGLDLAGTCAGLATEAEVFAGEAQVGDALVGWESSGIHSNGLTLAREAATRDGGSYDDPFPYDGYDTVGEALLEPTRIYTDLLSTLHDAETHACAHITGGGWSNLSRMGDHEYDVTDAFEPHPVFEFVRERGNVSDAEMHRTFNMGTGFVAALPEPDAERVADATDGRVIGTVREGDGVEIRGLSL
- a CDS encoding metalloprotease produces the protein MNVQFYPGERRDIVAAWGLLSVAFTFFIIRASAYTLIPQPTVPLSYLATVFGATVATVGVGFLAHELAHKLTAVRFGQEAVFRADYTMLGLAVVGGLAGFLFAAPGAVHHRGYITPREHGLIAVAGPAVNLVLVVVFLPLLFAGGVLGATGQLGVTINGLLAGFNMIPFGPLDGATVRRQWGTAGFAAVFIVCAGVAVASLLFVGFPF
- a CDS encoding TraB/GumN family protein; translated protein: MSEEPPSGEGAVRLVGTAHVSADSVDEVERVIETERPDVVAVELDDGRYRQMKGGTPEDLDASDLLRGNTIFQFLAYWLLSYVQAQLGDEFDITPGADMLAGVETAERLGIDVALVDRDIQMTVQRFWARLSSLEKLKLVGSLALGAGDPVAVGLGLGAAIGGMLALPIVALVGPVVVPANIAAPTILLLVADFLLVAAVVGGAVGLTLVALFILTAPDEDQLEEFDMSELTDTDVVSAMMEEFRQFSPGGAEALIDERDAYIAHRLVALRESGKHVVAVVGAGHRAGIQSYLDDPETLPPHDSLVGTQKSGFSVYKLFGYLFTLGFLVFFALLAIATITGVEGASGAFLLRVFGAWFLVNGIFAAGLAKLAGAHWTSAATGGAVAWLTSINPLLAPGWFAGYVELRYLDVNVGDISTLNELASNEELPIRTLLAEMRQVPLFRLIAVVALTNVGSFVGTIVFGTVFIRYLFADIGGPEGVIRLMGQAVQNSIDIIVNLV
- a CDS encoding response regulator, with product MSETPTVLVVDDEESVAEGYGLWLSGDYEVRVTTGGEEAIDALDSDVDAVLLDRRMPGLSGDEVLDRIHERDDADPRVAMVTAVDPDFDIIDMPFDAYLTKPVERETLLDTVDQLVALSDHDDTVNERFRVAEKKASLEKRKSQSELEDSEKYQQLKRRLEELEEESEDAVDGMDHDTFTTAIRDL
- a CDS encoding PAS domain-containing sensor histidine kinase yields the protein MSDTPRSVDGRDESGDRFRNLFANLPGAALEVVWRDGEYHIVDVNEAFESVFGYDGDNVLDSPLAEWLSSEDTQDFDDNRARVREGEVVTETVERETADGPRTFQASGIPLFDGDRALIVYFDVSEDERRERYQRVLTRVLRHTLRNEMNAISAHAETIAARTDDDTVAEAATTIHETALDVARLDEKARVAESELSATPESETIDAARLLREVCHEMGRTHGLAVQNELPETLPVESDGKLQRVFSNVFESAAERDADCVEVTHDRLRDEYVAVRIHDDGNTLPPQVKQVLSDETELSQLTHGDGLGLWIAKWIVEGRGGSLYFEDERVCIELRPALTDRESPS
- a CDS encoding acyl-CoA thioesterase: MDDARLTDSFTEMTELLLPDDTNNLGRALGGAVLHWMDICGAVAAMRFAGNQCVTASIDHVDFLSPIDLGEVAVIEGYVFNAGETSVDVRVDVRAEDPRIGESRATTTSFLTFVALDEDGAPTAVPDLVCETANEEALRERALNQRREQLSSISDKLEE
- a CDS encoding universal stress protein → MSTVLVPYDDSPMAERAFARALDDYPDATIRLLYVLDVAAASYGAPVEGGAGHYFESWETARRDSAETRFEQARERAADHQAFTGRIETAIEHGPPAKTIVRHASDTDADAIVIGSHGRTGLSRVLLGSVAESVVRRAHCPVVVVR
- a CDS encoding YbhB/YbcL family Raf kinase inhibitor-like protein, with protein sequence MRRRRLLATLGAGLTAGLAGCGTDGGTPTPAVFAYSLPAFDGGTIPPRYTCDGDGVSPAVDVERIPPETTSLALKFTFPNDIGSQVTLWTAWNIPPDIGRIPAGVPTGGRPDELDGGVQGTNERGNVGYLPVCPPPGESYEQWFTLYACQRDIGLEPGASRDALEEELESATLVSKLKMASYRRE
- a CDS encoding HEWD family protein — translated: MGIELVPPTERVCERCGRHDEWDSETENWVIVGETGSPTCIHEWDINGTHDPIAGTA
- a CDS encoding universal stress protein; translation: MTILAAVDGDYEEDGVVRTGFELANAYDEPLLAVHVMPSAEFADRQDSTPDYFLEDAEEAGRSLARRVTRGTLGGIGDTQFRGEVGPVAETIIDVAHDVDARYLVIGGRKRSPVGKALFGSKTQTLLMDADRPVVSVMRKAEKD
- a CDS encoding gamma carbonic anhydrase family protein, which codes for MVVRTFDGTEPQIHEESHVDETAVVVGDVTLEADASVWPNAVLRGDHGEIVVREGANVQDGAVCHEGATVGPAATVGHNAIVHAATVEERALVGMGSTVLDGSVVGEEAMVAANALVQQGTDVPARTLVAGVPAEVVREYEESPWAAAGDRYVELAARHAETSERLDSP
- a CDS encoding DUF368 domain-containing protein, giving the protein MDARARTDEVGGLRSLVVVYLKGICMGAADAVPGVSGGTIALIVGIYERLIGALTALSPRALAGLSRLHTREGRTQFARRLVAMDVPFLTALGLGVVTAVVVMSGLMHAAVTGYPVVTYAFFFGLIGASAVVLRGELWLTDRRDVVAAVAGFSLAFLVSGEATAAATNPTLPFVFLAGALAVSAMLLPGVSGSFLLVLLGLYEYMTEIPGQFIDQLLGASVAGTTLLATGLVVAVFVTGALVGLLTISHAVRYALTTYRRATLTFLVALIVGALRVPAVRVAGNVEQWTPGVAVGVLVAVAVGALLVGGLNYATDDLAV